A segment of the Colletotrichum destructivum chromosome 3, complete sequence genome:
CAGTGGGGAAAACGTCCCTCATCACTCGGTTCATGTATGATTCATTCGACAACATGTACCAAGCGACCATCGGAATCGACTTTCTTTCCAAGGCAAGCTGTCATTAATGCTCAAAGGGCTGCTGCCTCGGCCCGGCTCGAACCCACCTCGTCTAATTCGTTACAGACCATGTACCTTGAGGACCGAACCGTCAGACTACAGCTTTGGGATACCGCCGGCCAAGAACGTTTCCGCAGTTTGATTCCCTCCTACATCCGTGACTCCAGCGTCGCGGTCGTCGTCTATGATATCTCAAGTGCGTTGCGGACAAAGCAGATGTGAGAAGCGGGCCAGCAGCTGATGATGGGTACACAGATGCGAAATCTTTCCAGAACACGAAGAAGTGGATCGACGACGTGCGCGCCGAGAGAGGAAACGACGTGATCATTGTTCTCGTTGGCAACAAGACGGACTTGAACGACAAGAGAGAAGTGACAACTcagcagggcgaggaggaggccaagaagaacaatCTCATGTTCGTGGAGACCAGTGCGAAATTGGGACACAACGTCAAGACGCTGTTCAAGAGAATAGCGCAGGCTCTCCCGGGCATGGAGGGATCAGACGCCGCCACGCAGGCCTCGAGCCAAAGTGCGTATTTCCCTCAACAGCAGGAAGCAAGTATTGGAGCGGACTGAGGTTTGCTAACG
Coding sequences within it:
- a CDS encoding Putative small GTP-binding protein — translated: MASGASGSYNNPLKKFKLVFLGEQSVGKTSLITRFMYDSFDNMYQATIGIDFLSKTMYLEDRTVRLQLWDTAGQERFRSLIPSYIRDSSVAVVVYDISNAKSFQNTKKWIDDVRAERGNDVIIVLVGNKTDLNDKREVTTQQGEEEAKKNNLMFVETSAKLGHNVKTLFKRIAQALPGMEGSDAATQASSQMIDVKTAPAQSSQEGCAC